From Theileria orientalis strain Shintoku DNA, chromosome 4, complete genome, the proteins below share one genomic window:
- a CDS encoding uncharacterized protein (GCN5-related N-acetyltransferase domain containing protein) yields the protein MGEYNDQIDDTIKSFHDLSISDKYSFNSSLVKIVDVTVHTIRQVWVILRNSLPYELDNYLSNDYKFPQFDCMNQYVNYSSIAYVSIYSAGAIICQVTKPDPKPPSPKLIPFNRSSKSKSKNEQPCVVIIAISVLKNHTGLGLSLKLYDHTINKLKSDGIKVVYALVDENSECTVDFYSRRGFHKSNTKFNLLTSNLKVECSRSPVPPSFVIMEMALGSELTK from the exons ATGGGTGAATATAATGATCAAATTGATGATACTATTAAGTCTTTTCATGACCTTAGTATTTCTGATAAATACTCTTTTAATTCTTCACTAGTAAAGATCGTCGACGTTACTGTCCACACAATTCGGCAAGTTTGGGTAATCCTTCGAAACTCACTTCCTTATGAACTCGATAATTACTTATCTAACGATTACAAGTTCCCTCAATTCGACTGTATGAACCAATATGTCAATTATTCTTCAATAG cATATGTGTCAATATATTCCGCTGGAGCTATCATTTGTCAAGTTACTAAACCTGACCCTAAACCGCCGAGCCCTAAGTTAATCCCGTTCAATCGATCTTCCAAGTCAAAATCTAAGAACGAACAGCCATGTGTAGTCATTATCGCAATAtctgttttaaaaaatcacACAGGACTAGGGTTGT CTCTTAAACTCTATGACCACACTATCAACAAGCTGAAGTCTGATGGCATTAAGGTCGTTTACGCTCTCGTCGACGAGAACTCTGAGTGCACAGTCGACTTTTACAGTAGACGAGGGTTTCACAAGTCTAACACCAAGTTTAACCTACTCACTTCTAACTTGAAAGTTGAATGCTCCAGGTCTCCCGTTCCTCCGTCGTTTGTTATAATGGAAATGGCTCTTGGCTCTGAGCTTACCAAGTAA
- a CDS encoding tRNA-splicing endonuclease produces the protein MTSKNPTLSSIDDILERLLSLDFYRDLVQDSNDNLKQIQKRIKWDSPLVPLPYKISSVEEYHASFFSLFMIECLEIISQSKYNDLSIPSPLEPISCNISGVFGYVTFSFSHPLPDFSPGDLVCLFLRKHNFVSNKRDISTVLGYGIDKYSGSNGMSLSHPVYEDSINHAIGYLVSILKNRIVLKILLLPPSFATPETFDDRDLDRLMSIQNQLRYIYSPRQSHAVKGDSECWYVSKLISLTTILREFKGLCMLSNMPLKDSLLTVMSERKNTLDPDTTNELIVDFEVPPRLKRTIEENYNSGQLSAVSNSLMTEGISLIQGPPGTGKTTTIMGIVIHLGSENHSNRRILICAPSNAAIDEIVKRLVSPDGGIFDPQGNRYNPTVTRVGPNFHEDLKEYSLETKLKKWLSKNNLSHLKGDRGNTAKRPTIIMDILLNSEIVCSTLSGCGSRELYGLINCFDTLIIDEATQAVELSTLIPFNLGCKRAILVGDPCQLSATVCSKVAIQLNYDQSLFKRLQLCGYPVNFLKLQYRMDPLITRFPSMYFYQNQLINAKKSLSKPEEDWRQFPLFRPTVFFAIDSHESRNDTSYVNEMEVDLVCQLLEMLIEIMSTIPGITAEEIARKIAVISPYAAQAEILKSTISQRIKINPQTNVPDYSKITPSKTNQIYVSTVDGFQGMEKDIIIFSAVRTNYVDLTANVIDASFIADRRRINVAITRACSNLLIVGNPRYLLDHKHWSALYNHYAKTGSIFICKTVNNKLDPNYLKNWSKEYLKKDPDRVNEFLRNKYLVKFVTDLMS, from the exons ATGACTTCTAAGAATCCAACTCTTTCATCTATCGATGATATTCTTGAAAGGCTTTTATCATTAGATTTTTACAGGGATTTGGTTCAAGATTCTAATGATAATTTAAAgcaaatacaaaaaagaataaaatggGACTCTCCTCTAGTTCCATTGCCGTATAAAATATCTTCAGTAGAAGAATACCATGCTTCTTTCTTTTCACTCTTTATGATAGAGTGCCTCGAGATTATATCGCAATCAAAGTACAACGATTTATCTATTCCGTCACCTTTAGAGCCG aTATCTTGTAACATTTCTGGTGTGTTTGGTTATGTTACCTTTTCATTCAGCCATCCACTTCCGGATTTCTCACCAGGAGATcttgtgtgtttatttttacgcAAACATAATTTCGTTTCAAATAAAAGGGACATAAGTACAGTTCTGGGATATGgaattgataaatattcTGGATCTAACGGAATGAGCTTATCGCATCCAGTGTACGAAGATTCTATAAACCACGCAATAGGATACTTAGTATCAATCcttaaaaatagaatagTGTTGAAAATATTGCTATTGCCACCGAGTTTTGCAACGCCAGAGACCTTTGACGATAGAGACTTGGATAGGCTCATGTCAATACAAAATCAACTGAGGTATATATATTCGCCTAGACAATCACACGCAGTAAAGGGAGACTCGGAATGCTGGTACGTATCAAAGCTGATATCATTAACAACAATACTGCGAGAGTTTAAGGGACTGTGTATGTTGAGCAATATGCCGCTAAAGGATTCATTACTGACAGTAATGTCAGAGAGAAAGAATACATTGGACCCAGATACAACAAATGAGCTTATAGTAGATTTTGAAGTTCCACCACGATTGAAGAGAACAATTGAAGAAAACTATAACTCAGGACAGCTATCAGCAGTATCTAACAGTCTAATGACGGAAGGCATATCCCTAATACAAGGGCCCCCTGGAACTGGAAAGACGACGACCATAATGGGAATTGTCA TACACCTGGGGAGTGAGAACCACAGCAACAGAAGAATACTCATCTGTGCACCCTCAAACGCAGCAATCGACGAGATCGTAAAGAGGTTGGTGAGTCCGGACGGAGGAATATTCGACCCGCAGGGAAACAGATATAATCCAACAGTGACCAGAGTTGGCCCGAATTTCCacgaggacctgaaggagtacAGTCTGGAGACGAAGCTTAAAAAGTGGCTGTCTAAGAACAACCTGTCGCACCTCAAGGGAGACAGAGGAAACACAGCGAAAAGGCCTACGATAATCATGGACATACTGCTCAACAGCGAGATCGTGTGCTCGACGCTGTCAGGATGCGGCTCGAGGGAGCTGTACGGCCTGATAAACTGCTTCGACACGCTGATCATAGACGAGGCGACGCAGGCAGTGGAGCTGTCGACGCTGATCCCATTCAACCTGGGATGCAAAAGAGCGATTCTGGTGGGAGACCCATGTCAGCTATCAGCGACGGTCTGTTCGAAGGTGGCGATACAGCTGAACTACGACCAGTCGCTCTTCAAGAGGCTGCAGCTGTGCGGGTACCCGGTGAACTTCCTGAAGCTCCAGTATAGAATGGACCCATTGATAACGAGGTTCCCTTCGATGTACTTTTATCAGAATCAGCTCATTAACGCCAAAAAGTCACTATCGAAGCCGGAGGAGGACTGGCGCCAGTTCCCTCTGTTCAGGCCGACAGTCTTCTTTGCCATAGACTCGCACGAGTCTAGGAATGACACGTCATATGTGAACGAAATGGAAGTGGATCTAGTGTGCCAGCTACTGGAAATGCTGATAGAAATAATGTCAACGATTCCGGGAATTACAGCGGAGGAAATCGCGAGAAAGATTGCAGTTATCAGTCCCTATGCTGCGCAGGCTGAAATACTAAAGTCGACGATTTCGCAGAggattaaaataaatccaCAGACGAACGTGCCAGATTACTCTAAGATTACGCCGTCAAAGACGAATCAAATATACGTAAGCACAGTCGACGGATTCCAGGGCATGGAAAAGGACATAATCATATTCAGCGCAGTGAGAACTAACTACGTCG ACCTGACCGCAAACGTCATCGACGCCTCCTTCATAGCCGACAGGAGAAGAATCAACGTAGCGATAACCAGGGCATGCAGTAACCTCCTAATAGTCG GAAATCCCAGATACCTTCTTGACCATAAGCACTGGTCAGCTTTGTATAACCACTATGCGAAGACGGGATCTATTTTCATATGCAAAACAGTAAACAACAAACTTGATCCCAACTACTTGAAAAACTGGTCTAAAGAGTATTTGAAAAAGGATCCG GATCGAGTAAACGAATTCTTGAGGAATAAGTACCTTGTTAAGTTCGTTACTGATTTAATGAGTTGA
- a CDS encoding uncharacterized protein (GYF domain containing protein) gives MDCVFTDEECCIKCQNSLNLLNMWYYLDDFGNQQGPFDSFFILYYIYSGYFDEGSVFFSHDKSNGGPSNYNTLNNYLDKIIEDVNDQAENIFPCTHFMEYLSSSKDDQSVSEDVQMPDGLYNLRGSKEMLIPGENIYESALSNPSSKEFERNPQSSDETTDDPSVMSSANILKKRIINNLKEADAHLNRVNSRRVSTMLERNLYKEPL, from the exons atggatTGTGTTTTTACTGATGAAGAGTGCTGTATTAAATGCCAAAACTCTCTCAATTTGCTAAATATGTGGTATTACTTG gaCGATTTTGGAAACCAACAAGGCCCCTTTGatagtttttttattctgtattatatttactctGGATATTTTGACGAAGGAtctgtatttttttctcaTGATAAATCCAACGGTGGCCCGTCCAACTATAACACACTCAACAAC taTTTGGACAAAATAATTGAGGACGTTAACGACCAGGCTGAGAATATTTTTCCATGTACACACTTTATGGAATACCTCTCCTCCTCTAAAGACGATCAATCTGTTTCAGAGGACGTTCAGATGCCTGACGgtttgtataatttaaggGGTTCCAAAGAGATGCTAATTCCTGGCGAAAATATCTACGAGTCAGCTTTATCTAATCCCTCAAGCAAGGAATTTGAGAGGAATCCGCAATCGTCTGACGAAACAACCGACGACCCCAGTGTTATGAGCAGCGCTAACATTTTGAAGAAACGGATCATTAACAACTTAAAGGAGGCAGACGCTCACTTAAACCGAGTTAACTCGAGGCGTGTGAGCACCATGCTTGAGAGGAACTTATATAAAGAGCCCCTTTaa
- a CDS encoding vacuolar H+-ATPase, a subunit encodes MDPLLTENIHGTIYRVSGPLVIASDMPGTKMFELVRVGHNNIIGEIIQIEGNSNTGKPLSVELGPGLLDSVFDGTQRPLIKIRDTFQKYYVPVGVNLPPLDRNKLWKYQPSLNFSVGDLITGGDIFGTVYETEIFPNHHIMLPPNLNGRITFMAPAGEYTVEEKLLEIDYLDKKITCNMIQIWPVRQPRPILKKIQGREPLLTGQRVLDSLFPSVKGGTCAIPGAFGCGKTCISHALAKYSNTDVTVYVGCGERGNEIAEVLKEFPHLTTKFNGKDVPIMGRTCLVANTSNMPVAAREASIYTGITISEYFRDMGFNACMMADSTSRWAEALREISGRLGEMPADSGYPAYLSSRLSAFYERAGVAQCLGSSDRTGSVTIVGAISPPGGDFSDPVTAATMSIVHVFWGLDKKLAQRKHFPSVNWTSSFTKYDKLLETYFEDKMPKFGYLVEMFKSLLQKESELSEIVQLVGKDSLSEDQKLCLEIAKMIREDFLQQNSFTDYDFKCPLYKTFGMMETLVTLYNESLKVITETNKKGNPVTWSTIYNLMRDTINKITRLKFTDPRLEDEEYVKMFKELNEEVVSGLRSMLDV; translated from the exons ATGGATCCATTATTAACTGAAAACATCCATGGTACTATTTACAGAGTATCTGGACCAT tggTTATTGCCAGCGATATGCCTGGAACAAAGATGTTTGAATTGGTTCGAGTCGGccataataatattattggAGAGATTATACAAATAGAAGGAAATTCC AATACAGGAAAGCCTTTATCGGTAGAGCTAGGTCCTGGACTGTTGGATTCTGTATTCGATGGCACACAGAGAccattaattaaaattagagACACAtttcaaaaatattatgttcCCGTCGGTGTAAATCTCCCACCTCTTGATAGGAATAAATTGTGGAAATATCAGCCGTCATTAAACTTTAGCGTAGGTGACCTGATTACAGGCGGCGATATATTTGGAACGGTATACGAAACGGAAATATTTCCAAACCATCA TATAATGTTGCCTCCAAACTTAAACGGACGTATAACCTTCATGGCACCGGCCGGCGAATACACAGTCGAGGAGAAGTTGCTTGAAATTGACTACTtggataaaaaaattacatGTAACATGATACAAATATGGCCCGTTAGGCAACCAAGaccaatattaaaaaaaatacaaggACGC gAGCCACTGTTAACAGGCCAACGCGTCTTAGACTCACTTTTTCCGTCGGTTAAAGGTGGCACCTGCGCAATTCCAGGAGCATTTGGATGTGGCAAAACATGTATATCTCAT GCTTTAGCCAAGTACAGTAACACTGATGTCACAGTGTATGTTGGATGCGGAGAACGTGGTAACGAAATTGCAGAAGTTCTGAAGGAGTTCCCACACCTGACGACCAAGTTTAACGGAAAAGATGTTCCAATCATGGGAAGAACCTGCCTCGTTGCAAACACTTCAAACATGCCTGTCGCAGCAAGAGAAGCGAGCATATACACAGGAATTACAATATCCGAGTACTTTAGAGACATGGGATTTAACGCATGTATGATGGCAGATTCAACAAGCAGATGGGCAGAGGCACTGAGGGAGATATCAGGACGTCTGGGAGAGATGCCAGCAGACTCTGGCTACCCAGCATATTTATCATCGAGACTGTCAGCATTCTACGAGAGAGCAG GTGTTGCGCAATGTCTAGGCTCATCGGATAGAACCGGTTCTGTAACAATAGTTGGAGCAATATCGCCACCAGGAGGAGACTTCTCGGACCCAGTAACAGCAGCGACGATGTCGATCGTGCACGTCTTTTGGGGACTCGATAAGAAGTTGGCACAGAGAAAGCACTTCCCATCAGTCAACTGGACAAGCTCATTTACAAAATACGATAAGCTGCTAGAAACATATTTTGAAGATAAAATGCCAAAGTTCGGATACCTGGTGGAAATGTTTAAGTCCTTGTTGCAGAAAGAGTCTGAGCTGTCGGAGATAGTGCAGCTGGTGGGAAAGGACTCGCTGTCTGAAGATCAGAAGCTGTGTCTGGAGATAGCGAAGATGATAAGAGAGGACTTTCTACAGCAAAATTCATTCACAGACTACGACTTCAAGTGCCCACTCTATAAGACCTTTGGGATGATGGAGACGCTGGTGACACTGTACAACGAAAGCCTAAAGGTTATAACGG AAACCAATAAGAAGGGGAACCCCGTTACATGGAGTACAATTTACAACCTCATGAGGGACACAATCAACAAGATCACGAGACTGAAGTTCACGGACCCAAGGTTGGAAGATGAAGAGTACGTGAAGATGTTCAAAGAGTTGAATGAGGAGGTCGTATCTGGCCTAAGATCGATGCTCGATGTGTAA
- a CDS encoding cytochrome C — protein sequence MRPDNRQTSGFSSIGPTLFNVYGRTSGIQNVGGLNMMTNTMQSSGIVWNEANLMRYMKNPTMFVDAKIGMNFSGLPKFQDRVDIVHFLRDLNYEGKYGKEILKECQSQP from the exons ATGAGACCAGATAACAGACAAACGTCAg gaTTTAGCTCAATAGGTCCAACGTTGTTTAACGTATATGGCCGCACTTCTGGAATACAGAACGTTGGAGGCCTTAATATGATGACAAACACAATGCAGTCGTCAGGAATCGTGTGGAACGAGGCAAATCTCATGAG ATACATGAAGAATCCAACCATGTTTGTTGATGCTAAAATCGGAATGAACTTCTCTGGACTCCCTAAATTCCAAGACCGAGTTGACATTGTGCACTTCCTGCGCGACCTCAACTACGAAGGCAAGTACGGAAAGGAGATCCTGAAAGAGTGTCAAAGCCAACCATAG
- a CDS encoding 60S ribosomal protein P1 gives MSSVPLSQLTKEQREELMCVYSSLVLHDDGLDVTQENILKLVKAAKGDIQPFTPMLFARALKGKDLGALFSAVGSGGGAAPVAAAAAEAAPAAQESKKEEPKEEEEEEDMGFSLFD, from the coding sequence ATGTCTTCGGTACCACTTAGTCAGTTGACAAAGGAACAGAGAGAGGAATTAATGTGCGTTTACTCCTCTCTAGTCTTGCACGACGATGGATTAGATGTAACGCAAGAGAACATACTTAAACTCGTTAAGGCAGCAAAGGGGGACATACAGCCATTTACGCCAATGCTTTTTGCAAGAGCACTGAAAGGAAAGGATCTTGGCGCATTATTCTCAGCAGTAGGATCAGGCGGTGGAGCAGCTCCAGTCGCAGCAGCGGCAGCAGaagcagctccagcagccCAGGAAtcaaagaaggaagaaccaaaggaggaagaagaggaagaagatatgGGTTTCTCACTCTTCGATTAA
- a CDS encoding uncharacterized protein (DNA/RNA helicase, DEAD/DEAH box type, N-terminal domain containing protein), translated as MNFNLLSNSLLYISNHNNQLKHHHNSRFINTPITNFFSINSTLKFDSNIRLKEIVKYDNKLDNIYNDFTYNDNISHYGKSFTNEPINKIQDIDNDIDSIFNNKPLINSIHKVLSNEGFHELNEYQKSLFEQLSKGMDVIIHSYTSSGKTFAVLLYMVLKYYYRINPQILTSNKFNGLFKNYKTLNEINYSNEHNIKNNKSKSRVLILCPTKELAVQSAKQVFINLINDAQISKFSNNDDKVIQLIIDDKTDISQINQDIIFIVGSSNDFERLLLKTDKKNTRSILQSIDYVFLDETDRLIKVPNQYSTENKKQKLYNNPGSAYNICESILNLSPNNVKFVCASASLTRKHLRKINRLFELYRKGNGNCTSLIRNKIKATVTGRYVTIPDSVKHYYSYSHDNSIDSKLNKLVELLKNNTSKTIIFVSNGSLIKIKNEIKKNNIECKILHHELGINDDINENINKTKRKSNEDVYNIIENFNNKFNDENGKFIINNIINTDNTILIESSDSARGIHIPSLESVFIIGRPRNVNEYIHISGTVDSDIDV; from the exons atgaattttaatttattatctaactcattattatacatttctAATCATAATAATCAATTAAAGCATCATCATAACTCAagatttataaacacacctataacaaattttttttctattaattcaacattaaaatttgattcAAATATAAGATTAAAAgaaattgttaaatatgataataaattggataatatttataacgattttacatataatgataatatttCACATTATGGAAAATCATTTACAAATGAACCTATAAACAAAATTCAAGACATTGATAATGATATTGActctatttttaataataaacctTTAATCAATTCAATTCATAAAGTTCTATCTAATGAAGGATTCCATGAACTTAATGAATATCAAAAATCGTTATTTGAACAATTATCTAAAGGAATGGATGTAATAATTCATAGTTACACATCTTCTGGGAAAACATTTGCTGTGTTGCTATACATGGttcttaaatattattatcgAATTAATcctcaaatattaacatcaaataaatttaatggaTTATTTAAGaattataaaacattaaatgaaataaactATTCGAATgaacataatattaaaaataacaaatctAAATCACGAGTATTGATATTGTGTCCAACTAAGGAGCTCGCTGTTCAATCAGCTAAACaggtatttataaatttaataaatgatgCTCAGATTTctaaattttcaaataacGATGATAAAGTAATTCAACTTATTATCGATGATAAAACCGATATATCtcaaat aaatCAGGATATCATATTCATAGTTGGATCGAGCAATGATTTTGAAAGATTATTATTG AAAACTGATAAAAAGAATACAAGATCGATTCTTCAATCAATTGATTATGTTTTTCTTGACGAAACTGATAGGCTAATTAAAGTGCCAA ATCAATACTCAactgaaaataaaaaacagaagTTATACAATAATCCAGGATCCGCATATAACATATGCGAA TCAATATTAAATCTTTCACCTAACAATGTTAAATTTGTGTGTGCGTCTGCTTCTCTAACAAGAAAACACTtaaggaaaataaacagatTGTTTGAATTATATCGCAAAGGAAACGGAAACTGCACTTCATTAATaag gaataaaattaaggcGACTGTTACAGGAAGATACGTCACTATTCCTGACAGTGTTAAACATTACTACTCATATTCACATGATAATTCAATTG attCTAAACTAAACAAATTGGTTGAAttgttgaaaaataatacatcaaaaacaataatattcGTCAGTAACGGATcattgattaaaattaaaaatgaaataaaaaagaataatatTGAG tgtaaaatattgcaTCATGAACTAGGAATTAATGatgatataaatgaaaacattaataaaactaaaaggAAATCAAATGAAGatgtttataatataattgaaaattttaataataaatttaatgatgaaaatggtaaatttattattaataacattatTAATACAGATAATACGATATTAATCGAATCATCAGATTCAGCAAGGGGAATTCACATACCATCG CTTGAAagtgtttttataatagGAAGACCGAGGAATgtaaatgaatatatacacatatcaGGTACTGTGGATAGTGATATAGATGTGTAG